In a genomic window of Amycolatopsis japonica:
- a CDS encoding fumarylacetoacetate hydrolase family protein codes for MGTYEATSPADRGSGPLGTRPGKIIAVHLSYASRAEQRGRRPAHPSYFFKPSSSIGTSGGTVERPAGTELLAFEGEIALVIGTTARWVKPDQAWDHVAAVTAANDFGLYDLRAADKGSNVRSKGGDGYTPLGPGLIDARDVDPSSLRIRTWVNGDLVQEDTTAGLLFPLRQFVSDLSQHFTLEPGDVILTGTPAGSTVVSPGDVVVVEVDVPGTSASSGRLHTTVSQGIRSFSDIGSQPEVDEKQRAEAWGTPVEAPVEEDAPALSEELRAKLLRAPVAGLSAQLRKRGLNNVAIDGVRPNLPGSKVVGTARTLRFVPNREDLFKSHGGGYNAQKRLFDSVGAGEVIVIEARGDKGSGTLGDILALRARYLGAAGVITDGGVRDFDAVAATGLPVFSQGAHPAVLGRKHVPWDTDVAVACGGATVLPGDIIVGDDDGVVVIPPSLAEEIADAALVQEDEDSWIAEQVGQGRPIEGLFPLNPLWRERYEAWQKKQ; via the coding sequence ATGGGCACTTACGAGGCAACGTCGCCAGCGGACCGCGGCTCCGGTCCGCTGGGCACCCGGCCGGGCAAGATCATCGCCGTCCATCTCAGCTACGCCTCCCGCGCGGAGCAGCGTGGACGCCGTCCGGCGCACCCGTCGTACTTCTTCAAGCCGTCGAGCTCGATCGGCACGTCCGGCGGCACGGTCGAACGCCCGGCGGGCACCGAGCTGCTGGCCTTCGAAGGCGAGATCGCGCTGGTCATCGGCACCACGGCCCGCTGGGTCAAACCGGACCAGGCGTGGGACCACGTCGCCGCGGTGACCGCCGCGAACGACTTCGGCCTGTACGACCTGCGCGCCGCGGACAAGGGCTCCAACGTCCGGTCCAAGGGCGGCGACGGCTACACCCCGCTCGGTCCCGGCCTCATCGACGCGCGTGACGTCGACCCGTCGTCGCTGCGCATCCGCACCTGGGTGAACGGCGACCTGGTGCAGGAGGACACCACCGCCGGGCTGCTGTTCCCCTTGCGGCAGTTCGTTTCCGATCTCTCCCAGCACTTCACGCTCGAACCGGGCGACGTCATCCTCACCGGAACCCCCGCCGGCTCGACCGTGGTCTCCCCCGGCGACGTCGTCGTGGTCGAAGTGGACGTTCCCGGCACCTCCGCCAGCAGCGGACGGCTCCACACCACGGTTTCCCAGGGGATCCGGTCCTTTTCGGACATCGGCAGCCAGCCCGAGGTCGACGAGAAGCAGCGCGCCGAAGCGTGGGGCACGCCCGTCGAAGCACCTGTCGAGGAGGACGCCCCCGCGCTCAGTGAGGAATTGCGCGCCAAGCTTCTTCGTGCGCCTGTCGCGGGTCTGTCCGCCCAGCTGCGCAAGCGCGGGCTGAACAACGTCGCGATCGACGGCGTGCGCCCCAACCTGCCCGGCTCCAAGGTCGTCGGCACCGCGCGGACCCTGCGTTTCGTCCCGAACCGCGAGGACCTCTTCAAATCCCACGGTGGCGGCTACAACGCCCAGAAGCGGCTCTTCGACTCGGTCGGCGCCGGCGAGGTCATCGTCATCGAAGCCCGCGGTGACAAGGGTTCCGGCACGCTCGGCGACATCCTGGCGTTGCGGGCGCGCTACCTCGGCGCCGCCGGGGTGATCACCGACGGCGGGGTCCGCGACTTCGACGCCGTCGCCGCGACCGGGCTCCCGGTGTTCTCCCAGGGCGCGCATCCGGCGGTCCTCGGGCGCAAGCACGTGCCGTGGGACACCGACGTCGCGGTCGCCTGCGGCGGGGCCACCGTCCTGCCAGGGGACATCATCGTCGGCGACGACGACGGCGTGGTGGTCATCCCGCCGTCGCTGGCCGAAGAGATCGCCGACGCGGCGCTCGTCCAGGAGGACGAAGACTCCTGGATCGCCGAGCAGGTCGGACAGGGCCGCCCGATCGAGGGGCTCTTCCCGCTGAACCCGTTGTGGCGGGAAAGGTATGAGGCATGGCAGAAGAAGCAGTGA
- a CDS encoding HpcH/HpaI aldolase family protein: MPLRLDPPFRDRLGERPRIGMWVTSGSPVVAEICAGSGLDWLLVDTEHSPAGLETVQALLQTIAAYPITPMVRAPSGDAVALKQLLDLGAQNLLVPMVDSAEEAEDVVRAVRYPPQGVRGVGSALSRSARWNRVEDYLAKAEEFTSLFVQIESTAGVAAAAEIAAVDGVDGVFVGPSDLAASMGLLGKQTHPDVTAAVLSTFEAVLALGKPVGVNAFDPAQAQRYLDAGASFVLVGADVTLLAQGSEALARRHQA, translated from the coding sequence ATGCCGCTTCGTCTAGATCCGCCGTTCCGGGATCGGCTGGGCGAGCGGCCGCGGATCGGCATGTGGGTCACGTCGGGCAGTCCGGTCGTCGCCGAGATCTGCGCGGGCTCCGGGCTCGACTGGCTGCTCGTCGACACCGAGCACTCCCCCGCCGGTCTGGAGACCGTGCAGGCGTTGCTGCAGACGATCGCCGCCTACCCGATCACGCCGATGGTGCGCGCTCCGTCCGGCGACGCGGTCGCGCTGAAGCAGCTGCTCGACCTGGGCGCCCAGAACCTGTTGGTGCCCATGGTCGACAGCGCCGAGGAGGCGGAAGACGTCGTGCGGGCCGTCCGCTATCCGCCGCAAGGCGTGCGCGGTGTCGGCAGTGCCCTCTCCCGGTCCGCGCGCTGGAACCGGGTCGAGGATTACCTCGCGAAGGCCGAGGAGTTCACGTCGCTGTTCGTCCAGATCGAGTCGACGGCGGGGGTCGCGGCCGCCGCCGAGATCGCCGCGGTCGACGGCGTCGACGGGGTGTTCGTCGGGCCGTCCGATCTGGCCGCCTCGATGGGCCTGCTCGGGAAGCAGACGCACCCCGATGTCACCGCGGCCGTCCTGAGCACGTTCGAGGCCGTCCTCGCTTTGGGAAAACCAGTGGGAGTCAACGCGTTCGACCCGGCGCAGGCTCAGCGCTACCTCGACGCCGGCGCCTCGTTCGTCCTGGTCGGCGCCGACGTCACGCTGCTCGCCCAAGGTTCGGAGGCGCTCGCGCGACGGCATCAAGCCTAA
- the hpaD gene encoding 3,4-dihydroxyphenylacetate 2,3-dioxygenase, producing the protein MKPIPTPKSPPPDVLRCAYMELVVTDLARSRAFYADVLGLTVTEEDETTVSLRTIDEFIHHNLVLRQGPVAAVAAFSYRVRSPEDLDKAVAFYTELGCRVERRADGYTKGIGDSVRVQDPLGFPIEFFHDVQHVERLGWRYDLHLPGALVRLDHFNQVTPDVPLAVKHMEDLNFRVTEDIQDDQGTTYAAWMRRKPTVHDTAMTGGDGPRMHHVAFATHEKHNILSICDKLGSLRMSDHIERGPGRHGVSNAFYLYLRDPDGHRVEIYTQDYYTGDPDNPVVTWDVHDNQRRDWWGTPVVPSWYTDASLVLDLDGKPQPVVARTDDSELEVTIGADGFSYTRKGDDEGELPAWKQGEYKLGNQL; encoded by the coding sequence ATGAAGCCGATCCCCACCCCGAAATCGCCGCCGCCGGACGTCCTGCGCTGCGCGTACATGGAACTCGTCGTCACCGATCTGGCGCGTTCGCGGGCCTTCTACGCCGACGTGCTCGGCCTGACGGTGACCGAGGAGGACGAGACGACGGTCAGTCTCCGCACGATCGACGAGTTCATCCACCACAATCTCGTGCTGCGCCAGGGACCGGTCGCGGCGGTCGCGGCCTTTTCGTACCGGGTGCGGTCGCCCGAGGACCTGGACAAGGCAGTCGCGTTCTACACGGAACTGGGCTGCCGGGTCGAACGCCGCGCGGACGGCTACACCAAGGGCATCGGCGACTCGGTGCGCGTGCAAGACCCGCTCGGCTTCCCCATCGAGTTCTTCCACGACGTCCAGCACGTGGAGCGCCTCGGCTGGCGCTACGACCTGCACCTGCCGGGTGCGCTGGTGCGGCTCGACCACTTCAACCAGGTCACGCCGGACGTCCCGCTCGCGGTGAAGCATATGGAAGACCTCAACTTCCGGGTCACCGAAGACATCCAGGACGATCAGGGCACGACCTACGCGGCCTGGATGCGCCGCAAGCCCACCGTGCACGACACCGCGATGACCGGCGGCGACGGGCCGCGCATGCACCACGTCGCCTTCGCCACGCACGAGAAGCACAACATCCTGTCCATTTGCGACAAACTCGGTTCGCTGCGGATGTCGGACCACATCGAACGCGGACCGGGCAGGCACGGCGTGTCGAACGCGTTCTACCTGTACCTGCGCGACCCCGACGGGCACCGCGTCGAGATCTACACGCAGGACTACTACACCGGCGACCCGGACAACCCGGTCGTCACCTGGGACGTGCACGACAACCAGCGCCGCGACTGGTGGGGCACGCCGGTGGTCCCGTCCTGGTACACCGACGCCTCGCTGGTGCTCGATCTCGACGGCAAGCCGCAGCCCGTCGTCGCGCGGACCGATGACAGCGAGCTGGAGGTCACCATCGGCGCCGACGGCTTCTCCTACACCCGCAAGGGTGACGACGAAGGCGAACTGCCGGCGTGGAAACAGGGCGAGTACAAACTCGGCAACCAGCTCTGA
- a CDS encoding GntR family transcriptional regulator, giving the protein MAEEAVKTTSKSELAYEWLRERIARHEYGPGYRLVLAEIAGALDMSVVPVREAIRRLEAERLVTFERNVGARVAMVDQNEYVHAMQTLGVVEGVATALSAPQLSEENIARARRVNERMIALLDHFDAHEFTALNQQFHSLLFECCPNPQILDLVHQGWTRLSGLRDSTFAFVPDRAHRSVEEHEEILRLISAKADPLDIEFAARNHRWATMQAFLDARERAKR; this is encoded by the coding sequence ATGGCAGAAGAAGCAGTGAAGACGACCAGCAAATCCGAACTCGCCTACGAGTGGCTGCGTGAGCGGATCGCCCGGCACGAGTACGGACCCGGCTACCGGCTGGTGCTCGCCGAGATCGCCGGCGCGCTCGACATGAGCGTCGTCCCGGTGCGCGAGGCGATCCGGCGGCTGGAAGCCGAACGGCTGGTGACCTTCGAACGCAACGTCGGCGCGCGCGTGGCGATGGTGGACCAGAACGAGTACGTCCACGCGATGCAGACCCTCGGCGTCGTCGAAGGTGTCGCCACCGCGTTGTCCGCGCCACAGCTGTCCGAAGAGAACATCGCGCGGGCGCGGCGGGTGAACGAGCGCATGATCGCCCTGCTGGACCACTTCGACGCGCACGAGTTCACCGCGCTGAACCAGCAGTTCCACTCGCTGCTCTTCGAATGCTGCCCCAACCCGCAGATCCTCGACCTCGTGCACCAGGGCTGGACCCGGCTGTCCGGCCTGCGCGACTCCACGTTCGCGTTCGTGCCCGACCGCGCGCACCGGTCGGTCGAGGAACACGAAGAGATCCTGCGGCTGATCTCCGCGAAAGCCGACCCGCTCGACATCGAATTCGCCGCGCGCAACCACCGCTGGGCCACCATGCAGGCCTTCCTGGACGCTCGAGAGCGCGCCAAGCGCTGA
- the hpaE gene encoding 5-carboxymethyl-2-hydroxymuconate semialdehyde dehydrogenase — MTSTTPRPIPDGVPERIRHYIGGELVDSADGAVFDVLDPVTNDVYVQAAAGKKADIDRAVAAARKAFTEGPWPKLLPRERSRVLNRIADLVESRDKRLAALESFDSGLPISQALGQARRAAENFRFFADLIVAQADDTYKVPGRQVNYVNRKPIGVAGLITPWNTPFMLESWKLAPALATGNTVVLKPAEFTPLSASLWAEIFEEAGLPSGVFNLVNGFGEDAGDALVKHPDVPLISFTGESGTGSLIFGNAAPFLKGLSMELGGKSPAIVFADADLETAIDATIFGVFSLNGERCTAGSRILVERAIYDEFVERYAAQAKRVVVGDPSDPKTEVGALVHLEHYDKVMKYIEIGKTEGRLVAGGGRPDGFPTGNYVAPTVFADVKPDARIFQEEIFGPVVAITPFDSEEEALELANNTKYGLAAYVWTNDLKRAHNFAQSVEAGMVWLNSNNVRDLRTPFGGVKASGLGHEGGYRSIDFYTDQQAVHINLGEVHNPAFGKG, encoded by the coding sequence TTGACCAGCACGACTCCCCGGCCGATCCCGGACGGTGTCCCGGAGCGGATCCGGCACTACATCGGCGGCGAACTCGTCGATTCGGCCGACGGCGCCGTCTTCGACGTGCTCGACCCGGTGACCAACGACGTCTACGTCCAGGCCGCCGCGGGCAAGAAGGCCGATATCGACCGCGCTGTCGCCGCCGCGCGGAAGGCGTTCACCGAGGGCCCCTGGCCGAAGCTGCTGCCGCGCGAGCGCTCGCGCGTGCTCAACCGCATCGCCGATCTCGTCGAGTCGCGGGACAAGCGGCTGGCCGCACTGGAGAGTTTCGATTCGGGCCTGCCGATTTCGCAGGCGCTGGGCCAGGCACGGCGGGCCGCGGAGAACTTCCGGTTCTTCGCCGACCTGATCGTCGCGCAGGCCGACGACACCTACAAGGTGCCCGGCCGCCAGGTGAACTACGTCAACCGCAAGCCGATCGGTGTCGCCGGGCTGATCACACCGTGGAACACGCCGTTCATGCTGGAGTCGTGGAAACTCGCGCCCGCGCTGGCGACCGGCAACACCGTCGTGCTCAAGCCCGCGGAGTTCACCCCGCTTTCCGCGTCGCTGTGGGCGGAGATCTTCGAGGAGGCCGGGCTGCCGTCGGGTGTCTTCAACCTCGTCAACGGCTTCGGTGAGGACGCCGGTGACGCGCTGGTGAAGCATCCGGACGTCCCGCTGATCTCGTTCACCGGAGAGAGCGGCACCGGCAGCCTGATCTTCGGCAACGCGGCTCCGTTCCTCAAAGGACTGTCGATGGAACTGGGCGGCAAGTCGCCCGCCATCGTCTTCGCCGACGCCGATCTGGAGACCGCGATCGACGCGACGATCTTCGGCGTGTTCTCGCTCAACGGCGAACGCTGCACCGCGGGCAGCCGCATCCTGGTCGAGCGCGCGATCTACGACGAGTTCGTCGAGCGCTACGCCGCGCAGGCCAAGCGCGTCGTGGTCGGCGACCCGAGCGACCCCAAGACCGAAGTCGGCGCCTTGGTGCACCTCGAGCACTACGACAAGGTCATGAAGTACATCGAAATCGGCAAGACCGAGGGCAGGCTCGTCGCCGGCGGCGGCCGTCCGGACGGCTTCCCGACCGGGAACTACGTGGCGCCGACGGTGTTCGCCGACGTCAAGCCGGACGCCAGGATCTTCCAGGAGGAGATCTTCGGCCCGGTCGTCGCGATCACGCCGTTCGACAGCGAGGAAGAGGCGCTCGAACTCGCGAACAACACGAAGTACGGGCTCGCGGCCTACGTCTGGACCAACGACCTCAAGCGGGCGCACAACTTCGCGCAGTCCGTCGAGGCGGGCATGGTGTGGCTCAACTCGAACAACGTCCGCGATCTGCGCACGCCCTTCGGCGGGGTGAAGGCGTCCGGGCTGGGGCACGAGGGCGGCTACCGCTCGATCGACTTCTACACCGACCAGCAGGCGGTGCACATCAATCTCGGCGAGGTGCACAACCCCGCCTTCGGCAAGGGCTGA
- a CDS encoding IclR family transcriptional regulator, translated as MVSDSRKTASTSQTLSRGIRVLEVLADAQEPLSVDRIAERLEVHRSIAYRLIRTLEEHGLLTREPAGKYELGARLAALAAGIKHDLQAAALPELTAVANELGMTCFVAVMDREECVTLVSVEPRHAIASVAQRPGSRHPFTAGAPGRAILSQLPEEDRPADVREVADRGYADSHGEVIENLSSVAVPLPLRGHAPAALAVVYLSSTRTPAELAERLKAAAKAVRDALGG; from the coding sequence ATGGTTTCGGACTCCCGCAAGACCGCGAGCACGTCCCAGACGCTCAGCCGCGGCATCCGCGTCCTCGAAGTGCTTGCCGACGCCCAAGAACCGCTCAGCGTCGACCGGATCGCCGAACGACTGGAGGTGCACCGGTCGATCGCGTACCGGCTCATCCGCACCCTCGAAGAGCACGGGCTTCTCACGCGGGAACCCGCCGGGAAATACGAACTCGGCGCGCGCTTGGCCGCGCTGGCGGCGGGAATCAAACACGATCTGCAGGCCGCGGCGCTGCCCGAGCTGACCGCGGTCGCGAACGAACTCGGCATGACGTGTTTCGTGGCGGTGATGGACCGCGAGGAATGCGTGACCCTGGTCAGTGTGGAACCCCGGCACGCCATCGCGTCCGTCGCGCAGCGCCCGGGGTCCAGGCATCCGTTCACCGCGGGCGCCCCCGGCCGCGCGATCCTTTCCCAGCTTCCGGAAGAGGACCGGCCGGCGGATGTCCGGGAGGTCGCCGACCGCGGCTACGCGGACAGCCACGGCGAGGTGATCGAGAACCTCAGCTCGGTGGCCGTGCCGCTCCCCCTGCGCGGGCACGCCCCGGCGGCGCTCGCGGTCGTCTATCTGTCCAGCACACGAACCCCCGCCGAGCTCGCGGAGCGGCTCAAGGCGGCGGCGAAGGCCGTCCGTGACGCTCTCGGCGGGTGA
- the hpaH gene encoding 2-oxo-hept-4-ene-1,7-dioate hydratase: MLEEETITAIADELAAAEEARETIPLLTARYPDMTVEDSYAVQNEWRRRGIAAGRRPVGRKIGLTSKVMQAATGITEPDYGAIFADMVFENGSVIEHSRFSNVRIEVELAFVLRDSLAGPDTTVFDVLRATEYVVPALEILSSRIEMAGRTIVDTISDNAAMGGMVYGGNPVAVDAVDLRWVSALLYRNETIEESGVAAAVLNHPANGVAWLANKLAQHGDKLDPGDIVLAGSFTRPMWVHPGDTVTADYRDLGAITCRFV, translated from the coding sequence ATGCTCGAAGAGGAAACGATCACCGCGATCGCCGACGAACTGGCGGCCGCGGAGGAGGCGCGGGAGACGATCCCGCTGCTGACGGCGCGCTATCCGGACATGACCGTCGAGGATTCGTACGCCGTGCAGAACGAATGGCGGCGGCGGGGCATCGCGGCGGGTCGCCGTCCGGTCGGCCGCAAGATCGGGCTGACGTCGAAGGTCATGCAGGCGGCGACCGGGATCACCGAACCCGACTACGGCGCCATCTTCGCGGACATGGTGTTCGAGAACGGTTCCGTGATCGAACACAGCCGGTTCTCGAACGTGCGCATCGAGGTCGAGCTGGCCTTCGTACTCCGTGATTCCCTCGCCGGACCGGACACCACGGTGTTCGACGTGCTGCGGGCGACCGAGTACGTGGTGCCCGCGCTGGAGATCCTGTCGTCGCGCATCGAGATGGCTGGCCGGACCATCGTGGACACGATCAGCGACAACGCGGCCATGGGCGGCATGGTCTACGGCGGCAACCCGGTCGCCGTGGACGCCGTCGACCTGCGGTGGGTTTCGGCGCTGCTGTACCGGAACGAGACCATCGAGGAGTCCGGCGTCGCCGCCGCGGTGCTGAACCACCCCGCGAACGGTGTCGCCTGGCTGGCGAACAAACTCGCTCAACACGGTGACAAGCTCGACCCGGGCGACATCGTGCTGGCGGGGTCCTTCACACGGCCGATGTGGGTGCACCCCGGCGACACCGTGACCGCCGACTACCGGGATCTGGGGGCGATCACATGCCGCTTCGTCTAG
- a CDS encoding MFS transporter, producing the protein MSNPAQDERISGRTAPPSSDRRRVAFATVVGTTVEWYDFFVYASAAGLVFGKLFFSGLGANSTLVSFATVGVSFLFRPLGAFLAGHFGDKYGRRVVLVLTLILMGAATTLIGVLPTFDQIGVLAPVLLILLRILQGISAGGEWGGAVLMAVEHAPPKRRGLFGASPQIGVPLGLLLASGVLALTSLLVPGQAFLDWGWRIPFLLSVGLILVGHYVRRRVEESPVFREIAERRERTRTPIIQLFRKHAVLVVVAALVFAGNNAVGYMTTGGYIQNYATNPKGPIGLDRGPVLWAVTASAATWLISTWAAGAVSDRIGRRRTYVVGWIAQLAGIAVLFPLVDTGNIVLLALGLIILSVGLGFTYGQQAAFYAELFPASIRFSGVSISYALGAILGGAFAPTIATALVDATGTSVSVAVYLAGMTVVGLIATLLLRDRSGIPLGPDHEAEQAVSPLRFSK; encoded by the coding sequence GTGTCGAACCCAGCCCAGGATGAACGCATATCCGGCCGGACCGCCCCACCGTCCTCCGACCGGCGGCGGGTCGCCTTCGCGACCGTCGTCGGTACCACCGTCGAGTGGTACGACTTCTTCGTTTACGCGTCCGCGGCCGGTCTCGTCTTCGGCAAGCTGTTCTTCTCCGGCCTCGGGGCGAACAGCACGCTCGTTTCCTTCGCCACGGTGGGCGTGAGCTTCCTGTTCCGTCCGCTCGGCGCGTTCCTCGCCGGGCATTTCGGCGACAAGTACGGCCGCCGCGTGGTCCTGGTGCTCACCCTGATCCTGATGGGCGCCGCGACCACGCTGATCGGTGTGCTCCCGACGTTCGACCAGATCGGGGTCCTCGCGCCGGTACTGCTGATCCTGCTGCGGATCCTGCAGGGGATCTCGGCGGGCGGGGAATGGGGCGGCGCCGTCCTGATGGCGGTCGAGCACGCGCCGCCGAAGCGACGGGGCCTCTTCGGCGCCTCGCCGCAGATCGGTGTCCCGCTCGGGCTGCTGCTGGCTTCCGGTGTGCTCGCGCTGACCAGCCTGCTCGTCCCCGGGCAGGCGTTCCTCGACTGGGGCTGGCGGATCCCGTTCCTGCTCAGCGTCGGGCTGATCCTGGTCGGCCACTACGTGCGGCGCCGGGTCGAGGAGAGCCCGGTCTTCCGTGAGATCGCCGAACGCCGTGAGCGGACCCGGACCCCGATCATCCAGCTGTTCCGCAAACACGCCGTGCTCGTCGTGGTGGCCGCGCTGGTGTTCGCGGGCAACAACGCGGTCGGCTACATGACCACCGGCGGCTACATCCAGAACTACGCGACCAATCCGAAGGGCCCGATCGGGCTCGACCGCGGCCCGGTGCTCTGGGCGGTGACCGCGTCCGCGGCGACCTGGCTGATCTCGACGTGGGCGGCGGGCGCGGTCTCCGACCGCATCGGCAGGCGCCGCACCTACGTCGTCGGCTGGATCGCGCAGCTCGCCGGTATCGCGGTGCTCTTCCCCTTGGTGGACACCGGGAACATCGTGCTGCTGGCCCTGGGGTTGATCATCCTCAGCGTCGGGCTCGGGTTCACTTATGGTCAGCAGGCGGCGTTCTACGCGGAGCTGTTCCCCGCGTCGATCCGGTTCTCCGGTGTTTCGATCTCGTACGCGCTGGGCGCGATCCTCGGTGGCGCGTTCGCGCCGACGATCGCCACCGCACTGGTCGACGCGACCGGTACTTCGGTGTCCGTCGCCGTCTATCTGGCCGGGATGACCGTCGTCGGTCTCATCGCCACGTTGTTGCTGCGTGACCGGTCGGGGATCCCGCTCGGGCCCGACCACGAAGCCGAGCAGGCGGTCAGCCCGCTCCGCTTCTCCAAGTGA
- the hpaB gene encoding 4-hydroxyphenylacetate 3-monooxygenase, oxygenase component, with protein sequence MGARTGQQYLDKLNAMTPELYVDGEKVTAKVAEHPAFRNNALTYAKLFDLQHDPAHRDVLTYESPTTGERVGMSFLVPRGEEDLKRRRAAFSVWAEYSNGFLGRTGDYMNSSLTALSTAKKFFSQADPVYGERIEKYYEMARENDLLATHTLIPPQVNRSVSGSQQGGGNLSAKVVEEREDGIVVRGARMLATIAPIADELLVFPSTVLRGTPEDAPYSYAFAVPNDAPGLKYFCRAGLDHGRSHFDEPLASRFEEMDAVVVFDDVFVPNERVFLLGHPELCNAWYSETGAGALMTHQVVTRTLAKTEFYLGLASEIAAAIGIGGFQHIQQDLSELISYVEIEKAVLRAAEADGKLSEDGVFLPKWEVLNAARNWYPTKVSPRLTEIIRKFSASGLMALPGEADFEAEGRPDIDTYLQSATLPAKDRARLFKLAFDASVSSFAGRESLYEHFFFGDPVRMAGAQVNAYPREALQERVRELLAREGR encoded by the coding sequence ATGGGAGCCCGTACCGGACAGCAGTACCTCGACAAGCTCAACGCGATGACACCGGAGCTGTACGTCGACGGCGAGAAGGTGACCGCCAAGGTCGCCGAGCATCCGGCGTTCCGCAACAACGCGCTGACCTACGCGAAGCTGTTCGACCTCCAGCACGATCCGGCGCACCGTGACGTCCTGACCTACGAATCGCCGACCACGGGGGAGCGGGTCGGCATGTCGTTCCTGGTGCCGCGCGGCGAGGAAGACCTCAAGCGCCGCCGCGCCGCCTTCTCCGTATGGGCCGAATACTCCAACGGTTTCCTGGGCCGCACCGGCGACTACATGAACTCGTCGCTCACCGCCCTCTCGACGGCGAAGAAGTTCTTCTCGCAGGCCGACCCCGTCTACGGCGAGCGCATCGAGAAGTACTACGAGATGGCGCGCGAGAACGACTTGCTGGCGACGCACACCTTGATCCCGCCGCAGGTCAACCGTTCGGTTTCGGGCAGCCAGCAGGGCGGTGGCAACCTGTCGGCGAAGGTGGTCGAGGAACGGGAAGACGGCATCGTCGTCCGCGGTGCCCGGATGCTCGCCACGATCGCACCGATCGCCGACGAACTCCTGGTCTTCCCTTCGACCGTCCTGCGCGGAACCCCTGAGGACGCCCCGTATTCCTACGCTTTCGCCGTCCCGAACGACGCGCCGGGGCTGAAGTACTTCTGCCGCGCCGGGCTCGACCACGGCCGCTCGCATTTCGACGAGCCGCTCGCCTCCCGGTTCGAGGAGATGGACGCGGTCGTGGTGTTCGACGACGTCTTCGTCCCGAACGAGCGGGTCTTCCTGCTGGGGCATCCGGAACTGTGCAACGCCTGGTACTCCGAGACCGGCGCCGGCGCGCTCATGACCCACCAGGTCGTCACGCGCACACTGGCCAAGACTGAGTTCTACCTCGGGCTCGCCAGTGAGATCGCCGCCGCGATCGGCATCGGCGGCTTCCAGCACATCCAGCAGGACCTCTCGGAGCTGATCTCCTACGTCGAGATCGAGAAGGCCGTGCTGCGTGCGGCGGAGGCCGACGGGAAACTCAGCGAGGACGGCGTCTTCCTGCCCAAGTGGGAAGTCCTGAACGCCGCCCGGAACTGGTACCCCACGAAGGTCTCGCCGCGGCTGACCGAGATCATCCGCAAGTTCTCCGCCTCAGGCCTCATGGCGCTGCCGGGCGAGGCGGACTTCGAAGCGGAGGGCCGTCCCGACATCGACACCTACCTCCAGTCGGCCACCCTGCCTGCCAAGGACCGCGCGCGGCTGTTCAAGCTGGCGTTCGACGCGTCGGTCTCGAGCTTCGCCGGACGGGAATCGCTGTACGAGCACTTCTTCTTCGGCGACCCGGTGCGGATGGCCGGAGCGCAGGTGAACGCGTACCCGAGGGAGGCACTGCAGGAACGGGTCCGGGAACTCTTGGCACGCGAAGGCCGGTGA
- a CDS encoding flavin reductase family protein, with product MMSRETSFPPGSSLYRPPAQFFRGCLGRFATGVAVVTFDAATKRHGLTVNSFTAVSMDPPLVLVSIQRTVKSHDLLKDRPFAVNVLGAEQEALAMNFAGRPTPEGAPTWVEGGHAPRLGGVLSWFDCTPWATYDGGDHTLFLGEVREFDYRSGDALGFVDGRFSTIHESAQGHESLF from the coding sequence ATGATGTCACGCGAAACCAGTTTTCCGCCGGGTTCGAGCCTTTACCGGCCGCCCGCGCAGTTCTTCCGAGGCTGCCTTGGCCGGTTCGCGACGGGTGTCGCGGTGGTGACCTTCGACGCCGCGACGAAACGGCACGGTCTGACGGTGAACTCCTTCACCGCGGTCTCGATGGATCCGCCGCTCGTCCTCGTCTCGATCCAGCGCACCGTGAAGAGCCACGATCTGCTCAAGGACCGCCCGTTCGCGGTCAACGTCCTCGGCGCCGAGCAGGAGGCGCTCGCGATGAACTTCGCCGGCCGTCCGACTCCGGAAGGCGCGCCGACGTGGGTCGAGGGCGGGCACGCGCCGAGGCTCGGCGGCGTCCTGAGCTGGTTCGACTGCACGCCGTGGGCCACCTACGACGGCGGTGACCACACCCTGTTCCTCGGTGAGGTGCGGGAGTTCGACTACCGCTCCGGTGACGCGCTCGGCTTCGTCGACGGGCGGTTCTCGACGATCCACGAATCCGCGCAAGGTCACGAATCCCTGTTCTGA